The Penaeus vannamei isolate JL-2024 chromosome 23, ASM4276789v1, whole genome shotgun sequence DNA window TATaaggaaaagcaaaaatataaaaaatgtaacATAGTACTTCTCCTTTTAGAGATGATAAAATAGGCTAAGGAAAGCTGGAAACATCTTCCATGTTGTGTTACTTGCAAAGTAAGAGTTTCATAGTAGACCTTGACATTATTTTCTTAGATATGAACTGCAGTATAACTGAATAGGTAATCAATAATTGGAATTCAGGAAAGTTATAACCAAATTTACAATGAAGGACTAATGAAAAATAGTGTGATGAGAGTTATAGTGGCATAGTACAATAATttcacatatattacataaagtTTGGTATATGATTAACCAACCATCTCAAAGTATGGACATTttagaagaatatgaataagcaGTTCAGTTTCAAATCAGCATGAAGATCTGCACAACCTATTTTTGAGCAAAAAGACCACATGTGTGGCATTGTCTTTGAAATCCTGATGTTTTGTTATGTATACCCTTCACCGTGCTTATAGTGAGGTAGCGTTGCTTTATTAATTGGATTGAATTTTGGATGTTCAGCAATATGGTGTTATCTTTCTCCAGCATGGTGGTCCATTACACTATATTATTGGTTTCGTATCCATTTTGCATACAAAACAGCATATTGAAATGAGTATGTCAGAATTGTGATATTTTCGGAATTTTACTGTCGTTTATTTCTTTAGTTCAGCATAAATAAAGTTCATGTGTGAACTTAATTTTCAGGGATTTAAAGAGTTAGATGATAAAGGATATTCAGTATGAAGAGAATTAAGTCAGATTAAACTATATTCTTTGCACGTTTCCATTCTTGGAAAAGTAGAGGGGTTTGGTTCGAGTAAGAGCCTTTTTCATGGATCCGGTGCCTTCCATCACTAGGGGTTTATTCCCGCACTGAGTGACCtgtagaaaaacaaagaattatgtacacacatatatatatttatttatatataatgcaaatgtaaatgtttttttttttttctaattgattTAATATTGATATTTAAGAAATATAATCAAGTGTAAtactgtctttgttattgttattgttgcaactactgttattgttgtttgttatcattattactattattttgtattgttattgtgatgataatgatcatggtgataatctttattaatattgtagtgataataatgataataataataatggtagtgatgatgatgatgatgatgatgatgatgatgatgatgatgatgatgatgatgatgatgatgatgatgatgatgatgatgatgatgatgatgatgatgatgatgatgatgatgatgatgatataagtattgagaataatattgataataatagggtTGATGataaatagtattgatgatattaataatactaatgataataataataatcaatgtcataatatatatatacatatacctgtgtgtgtgtgtgtgtgtgtgtgtgtgtgtgtgtgtgtgtgtgtgtgtgtgtgtgtgtgtgtgtgtgtgtgtgtgtgtgtgtgtgtgtgtgtgtgtgtgtgtgtgtgtgtgtgtgtgtgtgtgtgtgtgtgtgtgtctgtctgtctgtctgtctatgtatatatatatgtatatatttgtatgtatatatatttgtatgtttatatgtatgtatgtatatttatatttgtatgtttatatatatgtatgtatatatatgtatgtatatatatatatatatatatatatatatatatatgtatgtatatatatatatatatatatatatatatatcatatatttatatataatagatagatagatagataaatagatttatttctgtatatatatacacatacatagagatagataaagatagatagatattattttaCCTGCATACAGGCTGATAAGAACTGCCATGCTTGTGTTTCTTCAGCTGGTTTTAGGAGTAGAACCAGCACATTATTCTCAGGCGGTGGGTCCAGTAAGACTGTTATGTCTGCAGATAATCTTTTGCGTACTACCTGGTGGCAATCAAGGTGTATGGTTAGCTTTGCATACTGGATGATAAGTCTTCATTCACAGATTAAAATTTAAGTCCTATTGTAATGAgattattttatttgtgtgtgggtgtatttccATGTTTAAAAGGAATGGAGGGGTTGGAACGCCTTATACACTAAATATTCTTAttaaaaggtataaaaaaattGGTAGTTAGTGTCTTTGGTCAAAGTACTGTGAATTTGATGTTTAGTACAGTTAATGCTATTTAACTGGTTATCAGTCTATTCAAGGATTACTTCAAAGAATGAAGAAATTATATCTTAGTGACCAATAATTCCACAACTAATCCTTAATTTTTAAAATGAatttatgtatgattatataatcttacatgtaaACTGCTACTTGGGTTAATTAACATTAAAATAATTAGGATCATGGAGTATAGAGGCTTATTTGACCGGTTATCAATATATCAAAAAACTTCAAAGGATGAAGAAATTATATCTCTGTGAACAGTAAATGAACAAGTAACCTTTTATTACTTCTCTTAGtgaatttgtatataattatataattctacATGTAAACTAGTACTTGGTTCTTCAGAGATTTTTTTGGTTGATTAACATTCAAATAATTAAAATCATGGAGTTTGAATTAAGATAATCTTACCTTATGAAGGTCATCAGAAGCATCAGATGcgcactcatcatcatcatcatctaagaGTGTTGTTATGTCCTCCGCCCGGTTCATATGTAAAGGTATTTGGTTAACGGGACTCTTTGGTTTTTCTTCACACACATCAAGTTTTTGTTGTGGCTTTTGTTCAGTCAGTGGAAGActactttttatattttgtagGGACTGGTCTGTGTTTGTGAGCAGTTGGCTGTGACTGTCCAGGCTATATGATTTAGTTCCCCGCGATATTTTAGGCTTTGGCGGGACAGGTGGTGGTGGCTTCGCTGGATGTGACGTGTTGGCTCTGGGACTTAAGGATGTGGTCTTTTTGAGGGCACTTCCGTTTGTTAGTTGTTCCTCTGAAAGGTGGAAGGAGTAACATGATTGTAAAGGAACATTTGATACTGTTCTGTAGTTTGTAACTAGTTGGGTAATTTGCTGATTTTTAAGTATTGCCAACAGTGGTTGTGTGTTTTAGTATTTCAGGAAAAGTATTTGCAAAATTTAT harbors:
- the LOC113803613 gene encoding uncharacterized protein → MDQLEVMPVSSRVVCLNAPHLKSLCVFEALSRTLGCYYNHHRLQVVSCQATVRLPAPRVVRIRGHATHTHPPGDTPTLRTPIQMGTYLVFHLGDWSQVKKCHLVLNGIEQVPRSAVPAKVNLQRILHSQPLQQPVPPLESTPQSPTHLSPSIPPITQEEQLTNGSALKKTTSLSPRANTSHPAKPPPPVPPKPKISRGTKSYSLDSHSQLLTNTDQSLQNIKSSLPLTEQKPQQKLDVCEEKPKSPVNQIPLHMNRAEDITTLLDDDDDECASDASDDLHKVVRKRLSADITVLLDPPPENNVLVLLLKPAEETQAWQFLSACMQVTQCGNKPLVMEGTGSMKKALTRTKPLYFSKNGNVQRI